The Chloroflexota bacterium genome has a segment encoding these proteins:
- a CDS encoding pyridoxal-phosphate dependent enzyme: protein MKLVCTHCGARESWPADQWACACGGPREMVGLPRFDPKAIDSYRPGLWRYQAMLPPSLTSDPITLGEGWTPLISGVWEGVDLYWKLEGLNPTGSFKDRGTALVINDIVARGVDRVVEDSSGNAGASLAAYAARAGVKARVFVPAYASPAKQAQIAVYGAELVPVPGPRLEATRAAEAEAAAGAVYASHVWHPLTLVGMATAAWEIWEQLGHRVPDWFVTPVGQGTLLLGVWRGFQALLTAGVSDRLPRLVAAQAERCAPLVTAMTAGRKEVEAVPAQSTVAEGIAIVQPVRGRALLAALRESDGIALVATETQISEAQERLARAGLYVEPTSATAAAVLPQIRPYVTPGEIVVVALTGSGLKSPPKVASE from the coding sequence ATGAAGCTGGTCTGCACCCATTGTGGCGCCCGCGAGTCCTGGCCAGCAGATCAATGGGCCTGCGCCTGCGGCGGCCCTCGTGAGATGGTCGGTCTCCCCCGCTTCGACCCGAAAGCGATCGATTCCTATCGGCCTGGCTTGTGGCGCTACCAAGCGATGTTACCCCCGTCGCTCACAAGTGATCCGATCACCCTCGGTGAAGGCTGGACCCCTTTGATCTCCGGCGTGTGGGAAGGGGTGGATCTATATTGGAAGCTGGAAGGGCTCAACCCGACCGGCTCCTTCAAGGATCGGGGCACCGCCCTGGTGATCAATGACATCGTAGCCCGTGGGGTCGATCGGGTGGTGGAGGACTCGTCGGGGAACGCGGGCGCCTCGCTGGCGGCCTATGCCGCCCGGGCGGGTGTAAAGGCCCGTGTGTTCGTCCCGGCGTATGCCAGCCCGGCCAAGCAGGCCCAGATCGCCGTCTACGGCGCCGAGTTGGTGCCGGTGCCTGGCCCCCGCCTGGAGGCCACGCGGGCGGCTGAGGCCGAGGCTGCCGCGGGCGCTGTGTACGCCAGTCACGTCTGGCATCCGCTGACGCTGGTCGGGATGGCCACCGCCGCCTGGGAGATCTGGGAGCAGTTGGGGCATCGGGTCCCTGACTGGTTCGTGACGCCGGTGGGGCAGGGCACGCTGTTGTTGGGCGTTTGGAGGGGGTTCCAGGCCCTGCTCACGGCGGGGGTGAGCGATCGACTGCCCCGCCTGGTGGCCGCTCAGGCGGAGCGATGCGCGCCTCTGGTGACGGCGATGACGGCCGGGCGCAAGGAGGTGGAGGCTGTTCCGGCCCAATCCACCGTTGCGGAGGGGATCGCCATCGTGCAGCCGGTGCGGGGCCGGGCATTGCTGGCGGCGCTGCGGGAGAGCGATGGCATCGCGCTGGTGGCGACGGAGACGCAGATCTCGGAGGCGCAGGAGCGACTGGCCCGTGCGGGCCTCTACGTCGAGCCCACATCGGCGACGGCCGCAGCCGTCCTGCCCCAGATACGCCCCTACGTCACCCCCGGGGAGATCGTGGTTGTGGCGCTGACGGGATCTGGGTTGAAGAGCCCGCCCAAGGTGGCATCAGAGTGA
- a CDS encoding GNAT family N-acetyltransferase has translation MIETRGIRSEIELREATRLTLEAFSNGGSDEAIDRKISRVLAHPSYEPGRIRVRMVGGRIVSHLWIIERTMRLGSAEWRMGGIGGVCTAPDARGQGHASALLQDALDLMRQEGFDISLLDGIRDFYNRLGYAVIWPHSHLLIPVEEARGLKGDYDIRKISIADIPVLARLYHATWGQRPGSLVRQKAHWRWFLEVPRPAWAATNGKGRVQGYAIVSEHRPDEVIELVAANSGAAYALIRHIADSLGDRSETIRINVARDDPLVRWLRRACRVTLIERTSPAGGWMARFVNLEQAMTKIQDELSARFLRSPMQDWRGRVNLVTDMGTIALFCRYSRVVVRETAPTVGYTCRVPQDRLIQLVLGFRSVEDIAEDPDVAIPEIARPLLNVLFPPQAAYIAGLDWF, from the coding sequence ATGATCGAAACTCGCGGCATCCGTTCAGAAATCGAGCTACGCGAGGCAACCCGACTGACATTGGAGGCTTTCAGCAACGGCGGTTCTGATGAGGCCATAGACCGAAAGATCAGCCGGGTGCTCGCTCACCCCAGCTATGAACCGGGACGGATACGCGTGCGGATGGTGGGGGGACGCATCGTATCCCATCTGTGGATCATCGAGCGGACCATGCGACTTGGGTCGGCCGAGTGGCGTATGGGAGGCATTGGAGGCGTCTGCACAGCCCCCGACGCCCGAGGCCAGGGACATGCCTCCGCCCTGCTGCAGGATGCCCTGGACCTCATGCGCCAGGAGGGGTTCGACATCTCCCTGCTCGACGGGATTCGGGATTTCTATAACCGCCTGGGATACGCGGTCATCTGGCCCCATTCCCACCTGCTGATCCCCGTCGAGGAAGCCCGTGGCCTGAAGGGAGACTACGACATCCGGAAGATCTCGATCGCGGATATCCCTGTACTGGCCAGGCTGTACCACGCGACGTGGGGACAGAGGCCCGGGTCGCTCGTTCGGCAGAAGGCGCACTGGCGCTGGTTCCTGGAGGTTCCCCGCCCCGCCTGGGCAGCGACCAACGGCAAGGGACGGGTGCAGGGCTACGCCATCGTCTCGGAGCACCGTCCCGACGAGGTGATCGAGCTGGTAGCCGCCAACTCTGGAGCTGCCTATGCCCTGATACGCCATATCGCCGACTCCCTCGGGGACCGCTCGGAGACGATCCGGATCAACGTAGCTCGGGACGATCCCCTGGTGCGTTGGCTGCGCAGAGCCTGCCGGGTCACGCTGATCGAGAGGACGTCGCCCGCCGGCGGATGGATGGCCCGGTTTGTCAACCTGGAGCAGGCGATGACGAAGATCCAGGACGAACTCAGCGCTCGCTTCCTACGCTCCCCCATGCAAGACTGGCGCGGCCGGGTGAATCTGGTGACGGATATGGGAACCATCGCCCTGTTCTGCCGATACAGCCGCGTCGTCGTGCGGGAGACGGCCCCCACCGTAGGCTACACCTGCCGCGTCCCGCAAGATCGGTTGATCCAGCTGGTGCTGGGATTTCGATCCGTGGAGGATATCGCAGAAGATCCCGACGTGGCCATCCCGGAGATCGCCCGGCCGTTGCTAAACGTCCTGTTTCCGCCCCAGGCGGCCTACATCGCAGGGCTCGACTGGTTCTGA
- the rnc gene encoding ribonuclease III, translated as MRKGGHPLAKITETLERFESHTGLHFSDKTLLQRALTHRSFLNESPDFPLADNERLEFLGDAVLDFLVAEFLYHKFPEQREGPLTNMRAALVRRDTLARFARRISLGQFLLMGRGEVESGGRDRPGTLCAAFEALVGALYLDQGLEAVKDFLRPFIEPELDRVLQEALNKDAKSRLQEWSQAHFQATPYYRTVDERGPDHAKEFTVQALINGVVYGEGEGRSKQLAAQAAAQAALDTLARLQAEGKLPISVDEEPEEGEQGDRSPAVGSSSHPNP; from the coding sequence ATGCGTAAGGGGGGACACCCTTTGGCGAAAATCACGGAGACTCTGGAACGGTTCGAGTCGCATACGGGCCTGCACTTCAGCGATAAGACGTTGCTGCAGCGGGCGTTGACCCATCGGTCGTTCCTGAACGAGAGCCCAGATTTCCCTTTGGCCGACAATGAGCGGCTGGAGTTCCTGGGCGATGCCGTGTTGGATTTCCTCGTCGCCGAGTTCCTGTATCACAAGTTCCCGGAGCAGCGTGAGGGGCCGCTTACGAATATGCGGGCGGCGCTGGTGCGTCGGGACACGCTGGCGCGCTTCGCCCGGCGGATCTCGTTGGGCCAATTCCTGCTCATGGGGCGTGGCGAGGTGGAGTCGGGGGGACGGGATCGGCCGGGCACGTTGTGTGCCGCGTTCGAGGCGCTGGTGGGAGCGCTCTATCTGGATCAGGGCCTGGAGGCCGTCAAGGATTTCCTTCGCCCCTTCATCGAGCCGGAATTGGATCGTGTGCTTCAGGAGGCGCTGAACAAGGACGCCAAAAGCCGACTCCAGGAATGGAGCCAGGCGCATTTTCAAGCCACGCCCTATTATCGAACGGTGGACGAGCGCGGCCCCGATCACGCGAAGGAATTCACCGTGCAGGCTCTGATCAACGGCGTGGTATACGGCGAGGGGGAAGGGCGGAGCAAGCAACTGGCCGCTCAGGCTGCAGCCCAGGCGGCATTGGACACCTTGGCCCGGCTTCAGGCGGAGGGAAAGCTCCCGATCTCGGTGGACGAGGAGCCAGAGGAGGGCGAGCAGGGCGATCGTTCGCCTGCCGTTGGCTCATCATCGCATCCCAATCCATGA
- a CDS encoding ChbG/HpnK family deacetylase: MNPFLARLGFSPDDRVVIFHADDLGMCHAANTAFADIAEAAPVACGSVMMPCPWVNETIRWAHAHPKADVGIHLTLTSEWSLYRWRPLSTCDPQSGLLDHEGYFWPDVESLHAHMQPEAAIIEMRAQVERALAAGLDVTHIDTHMGGIVHPALLSAYVELGLTYRVPVMLPRIRREQVERYGLSPDVVEAISELVEALERDGRLPVLDHLTDLYDVPGDSRKERYKFLVKELPPGLTHLIYHAARPGDEVRAIAPEDDWSGRVADWEVFSDPEFWSWLAENGIHVIGYRTLRDLLRGEAST; encoded by the coding sequence ATGAATCCCTTCTTGGCCCGTTTGGGGTTTTCCCCTGACGATCGTGTGGTGATCTTCCACGCCGATGATTTGGGGATGTGCCATGCGGCCAACACCGCCTTTGCCGATATCGCGGAGGCGGCTCCGGTGGCCTGCGGCTCGGTGATGATGCCCTGTCCCTGGGTCAACGAGACGATCCGATGGGCCCACGCGCATCCGAAGGCGGACGTGGGCATTCACTTGACGTTGACCAGCGAGTGGTCTCTGTATCGCTGGCGCCCGCTGTCCACGTGCGATCCTCAGAGCGGCTTGTTGGACCATGAGGGGTACTTCTGGCCCGATGTGGAGAGCCTTCATGCGCACATGCAACCTGAGGCCGCTATCATCGAGATGCGCGCTCAGGTCGAGCGGGCGCTGGCGGCGGGACTCGATGTCACCCATATCGATACCCACATGGGGGGGATCGTCCATCCGGCCTTGCTGTCCGCCTACGTGGAATTGGGGCTGACGTATCGGGTGCCCGTCATGTTGCCGCGCATCCGGCGCGAGCAGGTGGAGCGGTATGGTTTGTCGCCGGACGTTGTAGAGGCGATCTCGGAGCTTGTGGAGGCTTTGGAGCGGGATGGACGACTCCCGGTCCTGGATCATTTGACGGATCTGTACGACGTGCCGGGGGACAGCCGAAAGGAGCGATACAAGTTCTTGGTGAAGGAGCTCCCGCCGGGATTGACCCATCTGATCTATCATGCGGCTCGCCCGGGAGACGAGGTTCGGGCCATCGCTCCGGAGGATGATTGGAGTGGCCGGGTCGCTGATTGGGAGGTCTTCTCAGATCCCGAGTTCTGGAGCTGGCTGGCGGAGAACGGCATCCATGTCATCGGGTATCGGACGTTGCGGGACCTCTTGCGCGGGGAGGCCTCCACATGA
- a CDS encoding response regulator, which yields MADRTWKILYVEDQTEMIDLIRLALRRRPIEVLGATSAKEAIECVRAERPDLVLLDLMMPEVDGWAVHREMREDPELRDIPIIIITARGSLEEREKGLQTPGIVEYIIKPFSPSELLVCIDRVLTNLDREATQGNGASGLSEEGPNGS from the coding sequence ATGGCAGATCGTACGTGGAAGATTCTTTATGTAGAGGACCAGACGGAGATGATCGACCTCATCCGGCTGGCGTTGCGTCGGCGTCCCATCGAGGTTCTCGGCGCCACCAGCGCGAAAGAGGCGATCGAGTGCGTGCGAGCCGAACGGCCGGATCTGGTGTTGCTGGATTTGATGATGCCCGAAGTCGACGGATGGGCCGTTCATCGTGAGATGCGAGAGGATCCGGAGCTGCGTGATATCCCGATCATCATCATCACCGCTCGGGGGAGCCTGGAGGAGCGAGAGAAGGGCTTGCAGACTCCTGGGATCGTTGAGTACATCATCAAGCCGTTTTCCCCTTCCGAGTTGCTGGTGTGCATTGACCGTGTGTTGACGAACCTGGATCGTGAGGCCACGCAGGGAAACGGGGCCTCTGGCCTGAGTGAGGAGGGTCCGAATGGCTCCTAG
- a CDS encoding class I SAM-dependent methyltransferase, whose amino-acid sequence MSSQPPFPEGEDKATYVNRMFAAIAARYDLMNRLMTGGRDQAWRRYVIEIAQLPPGGRLLDVATGTGDIGYEALRQVPDAQVVGVDFTLEMMRVGQRKRNLGRMAFVGGDACRLPFPDDTFDVVTSGFGMRNVVDLEATFAEQRRVARPGGRIICLEITPPADGLWGALYRIYFFRLVPLIGGLITGRPDAYAYLPHSTERFLAPDELKALMESVGLRHVRYRRLMLGTVAIHMGIK is encoded by the coding sequence ATGTCCTCACAACCACCCTTCCCGGAAGGGGAAGACAAGGCCACATACGTCAACCGCATGTTCGCCGCCATCGCCGCCCGGTATGACCTCATGAACCGCCTGATGACCGGCGGACGAGATCAAGCCTGGCGCCGCTATGTGATCGAGATCGCCCAACTGCCGCCGGGCGGCCGCCTTCTGGACGTCGCCACCGGCACGGGCGACATCGGCTACGAAGCCCTGCGTCAGGTCCCCGACGCTCAAGTGGTCGGCGTGGACTTCACCCTCGAGATGATGCGGGTGGGACAGCGCAAGCGAAACCTCGGCCGCATGGCCTTCGTGGGGGGAGACGCCTGTCGGCTGCCGTTTCCCGACGACACGTTCGATGTGGTGACGTCGGGGTTTGGCATGCGCAATGTGGTCGACCTTGAGGCGACCTTCGCCGAGCAACGACGGGTGGCTCGGCCGGGCGGCCGGATCATCTGCCTGGAGATCACCCCACCGGCCGACGGCTTGTGGGGAGCCTTGTATCGGATCTACTTCTTCCGCCTGGTCCCCCTCATCGGCGGGCTGATCACGGGACGACCGGATGCGTATGCCTACCTGCCCCACTCCACCGAGCGGTTCCTCGCCCCTGACGAGCTGAAGGCGCTCATGGAATCCGTCGGGCTGCGGCACGTGCGTTATCGCCGGCTGATGCTGGGGACGGTGGCGATCCACATGGGAATCAAATGA
- a CDS encoding ABC transporter permease has product MGGEVLSELLLLREEIPRRHYMAISTVFLIALFVIWCVLTYGGLVSPIFLPTPTAILEAAVEGARDGSLWADTWASIYRIMVGWLISTLVALPIGVLMGNFRFFEALFEPPIDFIRYMPAVAFVPLSILWAGVGDTQKFVILFIGTFFQEVLMIADNVKNVPKDLINVSYTFGLSKWEILAQVITPYSLPGIVDTLRITLGWAWTYLVVAELVAASSGLGYSIMRAQRYLQTERIILGIIVIGLLGLITDFSFKFLYRRLFPWVRGRH; this is encoded by the coding sequence ATGGGGGGAGAGGTGTTAAGCGAATTGTTGTTGCTGCGTGAGGAGATCCCGCGTCGCCATTATATGGCGATCAGCACGGTATTCCTGATCGCCTTGTTCGTCATCTGGTGCGTATTGACTTACGGCGGACTGGTGAGCCCCATCTTTCTCCCCACGCCGACGGCTATCCTGGAGGCTGCCGTAGAGGGGGCTCGGGATGGGTCGCTGTGGGCGGATACCTGGGCCAGCATCTATCGCATTATGGTCGGCTGGCTCATCTCCACGCTGGTGGCGCTGCCTATCGGCGTCCTCATGGGGAACTTCCGCTTCTTTGAGGCCCTCTTCGAGCCACCCATCGATTTCATCCGGTACATGCCGGCCGTGGCGTTTGTGCCATTGTCCATCTTATGGGCTGGGGTGGGGGATACGCAGAAGTTCGTGATCCTGTTCATCGGCACCTTCTTCCAGGAGGTACTGATGATCGCAGATAACGTGAAAAACGTGCCTAAGGACCTCATCAACGTATCTTACACCTTTGGCCTGAGCAAGTGGGAGATCCTGGCCCAGGTGATCACCCCGTATTCCCTGCCGGGGATCGTGGATACGCTGCGCATCACGTTGGGATGGGCCTGGACCTACCTAGTGGTGGCCGAGCTGGTGGCGGCCTCCTCGGGGCTGGGATACAGCATCATGCGTGCTCAGCGCTATCTCCAGACCGAGCGGATCATCCTGGGGATCATTGTCATCGGGTTGTTGGGCCTGATCACGGACTTCTCCTTCAAGTTTCTGTATCGACGTCTGTTCCCGTGGGTGCGAGGGCGTCATTGA
- a CDS encoding ABC transporter substrate-binding protein — protein sequence MRHVLSLIGLTLALAVLVSACAPPAAPPAPAAPAAEATPTPEPAEAPAEMPTLKIGTQPWIGYGPWWIAKEKGFFEDHGIHVELVDFVTDQDLNAALAAGRFDGANIATHTSAYLINAGVDLKLVLLEDASFEADAIIAGPGIETIADLKGKKVAFEEGTTSDLLLSYALMQNGMTKDDIEVVPMPAADAGAAVVAGRVDVAVTYEPYISAALARGEGYRIIYSAAVKPGLIGDFLAFPKNVLDEKGDQVRAMILAWQDAMDFLDEYPEEGQRIIADAVGSDLEEFKVAWKGIKLYDLEENKEQFSGPIQETYREVMQVLLASGAVESVPDPEDVLDPSYLP from the coding sequence ATGCGGCATGTCTTGTCTCTCATCGGGTTGACATTGGCCCTGGCTGTGCTGGTGAGCGCCTGTGCGCCGCCTGCCGCCCCTCCCGCTCCGGCGGCGCCTGCTGCGGAGGCTACCCCCACTCCGGAGCCCGCCGAAGCCCCCGCGGAGATGCCCACGCTCAAGATCGGCACCCAACCCTGGATCGGTTACGGCCCCTGGTGGATCGCCAAAGAGAAAGGCTTCTTTGAGGATCATGGTATTCACGTCGAGCTGGTCGACTTCGTCACCGACCAGGACCTGAATGCCGCATTGGCCGCGGGCCGCTTTGACGGGGCGAACATCGCCACGCATACCTCGGCGTATTTGATCAACGCCGGTGTGGACCTGAAGCTGGTCCTGCTAGAGGATGCCTCTTTTGAGGCGGATGCCATCATCGCCGGGCCGGGCATCGAGACCATCGCGGACCTGAAGGGCAAGAAGGTGGCCTTTGAGGAGGGCACAACCAGCGATCTGCTGCTCAGCTATGCGCTGATGCAGAACGGGATGACCAAGGATGATATCGAGGTCGTGCCCATGCCCGCCGCCGACGCGGGCGCTGCCGTCGTCGCCGGGCGGGTGGATGTCGCCGTCACGTATGAGCCGTACATCTCCGCCGCTCTGGCCCGGGGTGAGGGGTATCGGATCATCTACAGTGCGGCCGTCAAGCCCGGGCTCATCGGCGATTTCCTGGCCTTCCCCAAGAACGTGTTGGATGAGAAGGGCGACCAGGTGCGGGCGATGATTCTGGCCTGGCAGGATGCCATGGACTTCCTGGATGAGTATCCGGAGGAAGGGCAACGGATTATCGCCGACGCGGTGGGAAGTGATCTTGAGGAATTCAAGGTCGCGTGGAAGGGGATCAAGCTGTACGATCTAGAGGAGAACAAGGAACAATTCTCCGGTCCCATCCAGGAGACCTATCGAGAGGTGATGCAGGTCTTGCTGGCCTCGGGGGCGGTCGAGAGCGTGCCGGATCCGGAGGATGTGTTGGATCCGTCCTATCTGCCGTGA
- a CDS encoding MTAP family purine nucleoside phosphorylase, with the protein MSEARVLLLVAITIPPPALEALGPVVAEHTVDTPWGAIGPIAERSRPGGPALLVQPYFGLPTRLDPRATVWAARQLDVQRVIGWDAGVALSRFLHRGDTLIVDDYIDHAHHQPTTLFEEQGIGGIGQDPAFCPQIRSVLQEALPGAIDGGTYLAVDGPRRETKAEARMYRAWGGDVIGQNLVPEAALAKELGLCYGGLVTVTDHSADLPPEPETGAVRNTLKIVLEALPQVALALVGEPTCDCQQAGTGTQDRHPLVER; encoded by the coding sequence ATGAGCGAGGCACGGGTGCTCCTGTTGGTAGCCATCACAATCCCCCCTCCGGCGCTGGAGGCGCTGGGCCCGGTGGTGGCCGAACACACCGTGGACACGCCCTGGGGAGCCATCGGGCCCATTGCGGAGCGATCCCGGCCGGGCGGCCCCGCCCTCCTGGTGCAGCCCTACTTCGGGCTGCCCACACGGCTGGACCCGAGGGCGACGGTGTGGGCCGCCCGACAGCTAGACGTCCAGCGCGTGATCGGGTGGGATGCGGGCGTGGCGCTGAGCCGATTCCTGCATCGCGGGGACACGCTGATCGTGGATGATTACATCGATCATGCCCACCATCAGCCGACCACCCTGTTCGAGGAGCAGGGCATCGGAGGGATCGGACAGGATCCGGCGTTTTGTCCCCAGATTCGCTCCGTGCTGCAGGAGGCTCTGCCGGGGGCTATAGACGGCGGCACCTACCTGGCTGTGGACGGCCCTCGCCGGGAGACGAAAGCGGAAGCCCGGATGTACCGGGCATGGGGCGGCGACGTGATCGGACAGAATCTGGTCCCCGAGGCCGCCCTGGCCAAGGAGCTGGGCCTATGCTACGGTGGGCTGGTCACCGTCACCGATCACTCGGCAGACCTGCCCCCCGAGCCCGAGACGGGAGCCGTCCGCAACACGCTGAAGATCGTTCTGGAGGCATTGCCCCAAGTGGCTCTGGCACTGGTGGGAGAGCCCACATGTGACTGTCAACAGGCGGGTACGGGAACACAAGACCGCCATCCTCTAGTGGAGCGTTGA
- a CDS encoding Gfo/Idh/MocA family oxidoreductase yields MSQPVEAVLVGAGNRGREAYGAYALRYPHRLKFVAVAEPIAERREHFARQHNIPPERQFASWEDLYAQGQLAPALVNCTMDRDHVASTIPALELGYHVLLEKPMATTPHDCVRLVRAAEKADRILQICHVLRYTPFFIAVQEAVQSGRLGDVMTVEHKENVVYWHMAHSFVRGNWRNSQTSSPMILTKSCHDLDILAWTLGTRCLRISSFGSLTLFRPDRVGPEIPERCTDGCPIENDCPFYAPRIYLTEYTGWPVSVISLDTSMEARLKALQEGPYGRCVYRCDNNVVDHQVVAMEFENDVTVVFTMHGHSHKEGRTMRYDGSRGTLRGNAAENEIILYDHVTGREDVIRPGRIGGGHGGGDTGLMNAFVEAVRNPGREVLSSARASLQSHLMAFAAEEARQTGRVVDMAEYAGQVEAEVIAGEA; encoded by the coding sequence ATGTCGCAGCCGGTCGAAGCGGTACTGGTCGGAGCCGGGAATCGGGGACGCGAAGCCTACGGGGCCTACGCGCTCCGCTATCCACACCGACTCAAATTCGTGGCGGTTGCCGAGCCCATCGCGGAGCGAAGAGAGCACTTCGCCAGGCAACACAACATCCCGCCGGAGCGTCAATTCGCCTCCTGGGAGGACCTCTACGCCCAGGGCCAGCTGGCGCCCGCGCTGGTCAACTGCACGATGGATCGTGACCATGTGGCCTCTACGATCCCCGCGCTGGAGCTGGGATACCACGTGCTGCTGGAGAAGCCCATGGCCACGACCCCGCACGACTGCGTGCGCCTGGTGCGCGCGGCCGAGAAAGCCGACCGTATCCTCCAGATCTGCCACGTGCTGCGGTACACCCCCTTCTTCATCGCGGTGCAGGAGGCGGTGCAATCCGGGCGCCTGGGCGACGTGATGACCGTTGAGCACAAGGAGAACGTGGTCTACTGGCACATGGCTCACTCGTTCGTGCGGGGCAACTGGCGCAACAGCCAGACCTCCAGCCCGATGATCCTGACGAAATCCTGCCATGATCTGGATATCCTGGCGTGGACGCTAGGCACCCGATGCCTGCGCATCTCCTCCTTCGGCTCCCTGACCCTCTTCCGCCCCGACCGAGTAGGACCGGAGATCCCGGAGCGGTGCACGGACGGCTGCCCCATCGAGAACGATTGTCCCTTCTACGCGCCGCGCATCTACCTCACCGAGTACACCGGCTGGCCCGTCTCCGTGATCTCCCTGGACACCAGCATGGAAGCCCGGCTGAAGGCGCTGCAGGAAGGGCCCTACGGCCGTTGCGTCTACCGTTGTGACAACAACGTGGTCGACCACCAGGTCGTGGCCATGGAGTTCGAGAACGACGTTACCGTCGTGTTCACCATGCACGGCCATTCCCATAAGGAAGGCCGCACAATGCGATATGACGGCTCCCGTGGTACGCTGCGAGGGAACGCGGCGGAGAACGAGATCATCCTCTACGATCACGTCACCGGGCGCGAGGACGTCATCCGGCCAGGACGCATCGGCGGCGGGCATGGCGGCGGCGACACCGGCCTGATGAACGCCTTTGTGGAGGCGGTGCGCAATCCCGGGCGGGAGGTGCTCAGCTCGGCTCGGGCCTCGCTGCAGAGCCATCTGATGGCATTCGCCGCCGAGGAGGCGCGCCAGACCGGACGAGTGGTGGATATGGCAGAATACGCCGGGCAAGTGGAAGCAGAAGTGATCGCGGGGGAGGCATGA
- a CDS encoding ABC transporter ATP-binding protein, producing MSRPIKLRARGVRKVFHLEQGPLVALDGISLDVAANEFVTIVGTSGCGKSTFLHLVAGLIPLTDGIIEVDGRRIDGPGADRGMVFQSYTLFPWLKVLDNVKFSLRRRGLSRAEQEEIAREHLRLVGLEDFADVYPNQLSGGMQQRVAIARALAYNPSILLMDEPFGALDAQTRGLMQELLLQVWEQSKTTILFVTHDIDEAIFLADRVYVMTNRPGRIKREIDVPLPRPRSYAIEMSPEFMQIKREVVELIREESMKSIAPVERL from the coding sequence ATGAGTCGTCCCATCAAGCTGCGTGCGCGAGGGGTCAGAAAGGTCTTCCATCTGGAACAGGGGCCGCTGGTGGCTCTGGATGGGATCTCGTTGGATGTGGCGGCCAACGAGTTCGTGACCATCGTGGGGACGTCCGGATGCGGCAAGTCGACGTTCCTGCACCTGGTGGCGGGCTTGATCCCCCTGACGGATGGGATCATCGAGGTGGACGGGCGACGGATCGATGGGCCGGGCGCCGATCGGGGGATGGTCTTCCAGTCCTACACGCTCTTCCCATGGTTGAAGGTCCTGGATAACGTGAAGTTCTCGCTGCGCCGGAGGGGGCTGTCCCGGGCGGAACAGGAGGAGATCGCCCGGGAGCATTTGCGCCTGGTGGGACTGGAGGACTTCGCCGATGTGTATCCCAATCAGTTGTCCGGTGGTATGCAGCAGCGGGTGGCGATCGCCCGGGCGCTGGCGTATAATCCATCCATCCTCTTGATGGACGAGCCTTTCGGCGCGTTGGACGCGCAGACCCGGGGGCTGATGCAGGAACTGTTGTTGCAGGTGTGGGAACAGAGTAAGACCACGATCCTGTTCGTGACCCACGACATCGACGAGGCGATCTTCCTGGCTGACCGGGTGTATGTGATGACGAATCGGCCGGGACGCATCAAGCGGGAGATTGATGTGCCGCTGCCGAGGCCCCGATCGTACGCGATCGAGATGTCGCCCGAGTTTATGCAGATCAAGCGGGAGGTCGTCGAGCTGATTCGTGAGGAGAGCATGAAATCCATTGCGCCTGTGGAGCGTTTGTGA